CAGGAACGGCTGATCCGGGACGCGCTGGCCGACGCCGGCCTCTCCCCCACCGATGTGGACGCCGTCGAGGCGCACGGCACCGGCACCAGCCTCGGCGACCCGATCGAGGCCGGCGCGCTGCTCGCCACGTACGGGCGGGAACGGCCGACGGACCGGCCGCTCCGGCTGGGCTCGCTGAAGTCGAACATTGGGCACAGCCAGGCGGCGGCCGGGGTGGGCGGCGTGATCAAGATGATCGAGGCGCTCCGCCACGACGTGCTACCGCCCACCCTGCACGCGGCCGAGCCGTCACCGCACGTGGACTGGTCGTCCGGCGCGGTCAGCCTGCTCACCGAGGCGGTGCCGTGGCCGCGCGGCGAACAGCCCCGCCGGGGCGCGGTCTCCTCGTTCGGCATCAGCGGCACCAACGCCCACGTGATCCTGGAGGAGTCGCCGGACCCGGACCTCACCGCTGACGCCCCCGACGCAACGACCGTCAACGGCACCGGATCGGCGACCACCGACGCCACCGGACCGGCGACCGGTGACGGCACCGGACCGGCCGACGGCGCTGCGGCGGCCGTCGCCGCGTACCCGCTGTCGGCGCGGGGCCAGGCCGCTCTGCGCGACCAGGCCGCCAACCTCGTGGCACACCTGGACGCCCACCCCGACCTCGACCCGGCCGTGGTCGCGCACACCCTGACCACCACCCGGGCCCGGTTCGACAACCGGGCGGTCGTGGTCGCCGCCGACCCGGACGAGACCCGCGAGGCGCTCACCGCTCTCGCCGAGGGCCGGTCCGCGCCGAACCTGGTCACCGGCACCCCGACCGAGGGGAAGACCGTCTTCGTCTTTCCTGGTCAGGGGTCGCAGTGGGTGGGCATGGCGCTCGGGCTGCTCGACACCCACCCCGTCTTCACCGCACAACTACACCGCTGCGCCGAGGCGCTCGCCCCGTACACCGACTGGAACCTCGTCGACGTACTCCGCGGCAAACCCGACACCCCACCGCTGGACCGGGTCGACGTCATCCAACCCGTCCTCTGGGCCATGATGATCTCCCTCGCCGAAACCTGGCGAGCACACGGCATCGAACCCGACGCCGTCATCGGCCACAGCCAAGGCGAAATCGCCGCCGCCTACATCGCCGGAGCCCTCACCCTCGACGACTCCGCCAAGGTCGTGGCACGCCGGTCCCAGGCGATCACCGCGCTGGCCGGCACCGGCGGCATGGTCTCCGTACCACTGCCGGTAGAAAAGGTCGACCTGAGCCCGTGGACCGACCGCATCCACGTCGCGGCGATCAACGGCCCACACTCCACCGTCGTCGCCGGTGAGGCCGCCGCCCTGGAGGAGCTGGTCGCGAACTTCCAGGCCAACGACGTCAACGCCCGCCGGATCGACGTCGACTACGCCTCCCACACCCCCTTCGTCGAACCCATCCGCGACCAGGTCCACGAACTACTCGGCCAGATCCAGCCACGGACCGCCAGGATCCCGTTCTATTCCACCTACACCGGTGGGCTGCTCGACACCACCGCACTCGACACCGGGTACTGGTTCCAGAACCTCCGCAACACCGTCCGGTTCGCCGAAACCGTCCGGGCCCTCGCCACCGCCGGACACACCCACTTCGTCGAGGCCAGCCCACACCCCGTCCTCACCATCGGCATCCAGGACACCCTCGACGCCGCCGACCACAACGGCACCACCACCGGCACCCTCAAACGCGGCGAAGGCACCACCACCCGACTGCTGCTCTCCCTCGCCCACGTGCACGTCCACACCGGGCAGCGGCCCCGGCTGGTCGCCGACCCGACGTACGCGCCGCGCGGCCCGGTCGACCTACCGACGTACCCGTTCCAGCCGCACCGGCACTGGCTCGCCGCGCCCACCGGGGCAGCCCCGGACCGGGCCGACGGGCATCGGTTCCTGGACACCGAGATCGACCTGGCCGGCGACGCCGGGGTGCTCCTCACCGGTCGGCTGTCCCGGCGTACGCATCCCTGGCTGGTCGACCACGCGGTGCGCGACACCGTACTGCTGCCCGGCGCCGCCCTGGTCGACCTGGCCTCGTACGCCGCCGACCGGGCCGGCTGCGGCGGGGTGGACGACCTCGTGCTGGAGGCACCGCTGGTGCTGCCGGCCACCGGCGGGGTGGAGATCCAGGTCAACGTCTCCCCCGGCGACGAACCGGAGCGACGGACCGTGACGATCCACTCCCGACCGGCGGCCGGTGACGCCGGCGCCGACCGGAGCTGGGTCCGGCACGCCGCCGGGGCCCTCACCGAGGGCAGCCCGGGCGAGGGGTCGCGCCTGGACGAGTGGCCTCCGGCGCAGGCCGAGCCGTGGAACCTGACGGACGCCTACCCCCGGCTGGCCGACGCCGGCTACCGGTACGGGCCGACGTTCCAGGGCCTGCACCGGGCCTGGCGGGACGGCGACGACCTCTACGCCGAGGTACGGCTCGCCGACGACCAGCCGGTCACCGGCTTCCACGTGCACCCGGCCCTGCTCGACGCCGCGCTGCACCCGCTCGTGTTGAGCCTGCTCGACGGGGACACCCGGGCCGGGATCGCCCTGCCGTTCGCCTGGAGTGGCGTGCGGGTGCACGCCGTGGAGGCGACCGCGCTGCGGGTGCACGTCCGGCGCACCGGCGCCCACAGTGCGACGCTGACCCTGACCGACGAGTCCGGGTCGCCGGTGGCCGAGGTGGAGTCGCTGACCCTGCAACCCGCCGACCCCAGTCAGCTCACCGCCACGGCGGCGCACCGGGACTCGCTGCTGGAGCTGGCCTGGACCGAGGTGACCGTCCCACCGACCGCCGGCGCCACGCGGCTGGCAGCGCTCGGCGAGAGCGACCTGGACGCGGTCGGCGCGACGGTCTACCCGGACCTGGCCGCGCTGCTCGCCGCGGTCGAGGCCGGGGCGCGGGTGCCGGACGTGGTGGTGGCGAACGCCGGGGCCCCGGAGCCGGAGATGGTCCCGGCGGCCCACTCGGCGGTCGCCGCCGCGCTGGACCTGCTCCAGCAGTGGCTGGCCAGCGACCGGTTGGACGCCTCCCGCCTGGTGCTGACCACGTTCCGGGCGGTCGCCACCGATCCGGGCGAGCCGGTCCGGGACCCGGTGAGCACGGCGGTGTGGGGGCTGCTGCGCAGCGCGCAGACCGAGCATCCCAATCGGTTCGTCCTGGTCGACCTGGACACCCCGTCGCACCTGCGGGTGCCTGCCGCGGTCGCCGCCGGCGAGCCGCAGGTGGCGGTCCGGGGCGAGGCGCTGCACGTCCCCCGACTGGCCCGTGCCGGGACCGAGCAGAACCTGCTCGTGCCGGAGACGACGGACTGGCGGCTGGTGCCCGAGCCGCGCGGCACCATCGAGAACCTGGCCCTGGTCGGCAACGCGGGAACGGACCGCCCGCTGGCCGAGGGGGAGGTCCGGATCGCGGTCCGGGCCGCCGGCCTCAACTTCCGGGACGTGCTGATCACCCTCGACATGTACCCGGGCGCGGCGACGATGGGCTGCGAGGCGGCCGGGGTGGTCGTCGAGGTCGGCACCGGCGTCACCGACCTGGCCCCCGGTGACCGGGTGATGGGCCTCTTCCCCGAGGGAGCCTTCGGCCCGGTCGCGGTGGCCGACCGGCGTCTGCTCACCCGCATCCCGCCGGGTTGGACCTTCGCGCTCGCCGCCAGCGTGCCGACGGTCTTCCTCACCGCCTGGTACGGCCTGGTCGACCTGGCCGACCTGCGGGCCGGGGAGCGGGTCCTGATCCACGCCGCGACCGGTGGCGTCGGGATGGCGGCGGTGCAGATCGCCCGCCACCTGGGCGCCGAGGTGTTCGCCACGGCCAGCCCGCCGAAGTGGGACACGCTGGTGGAGGCCGGCTTCGACGACGCCCACATCGCCAACTCCCGGACGCTGGACTTCGAGCAGTGGTTCGCCGACGCGACCGGGCAGGAGGGCGTGGACGTGGTGCTGAACTCGCTGGCCGGCGAGTTCACCGACGCGTCGTTGCGGCTGCTGCCCCGAGGGGGTCGGTTCGTCGAGATGGGCAAGACCGACATCCGCCCGGCCGAGCGGGTCGCCGCCGACCATCCGGGGGTGTCGTATCGGTTCTTCGACCTGCTGACCGTGGACCCGGACCGGATCGAGGCGATGTTCACCGCCCTGGTGGACCTCTTCGACTCCGGGGCGTTGGAACCGAGCCCCATCACCACCTGGCCGATCGACCGGGCACCGGCCGCCTTCCGCCACCTCCAGCAGGCCCGGCACGTGGGCAAGCTCGTGCTCACCCTGCCCGGCGGTATCGACCCGGAGGGCACCGTCCTGATCACCGGTGGCACCGGCACGCTGGGCCGGCTGCTGGCCCGGCACCTGGTCACCCGGTACTCCGTACGGCATCTGCTGCTGACCGGCCGACGCGGCCGGGACGCGGACGGGGTGGCCGAACTGGAGAAGGAACTCGCCGAACTGGGCGCGGAGGTGACCGTCGCGGCCTGCGACGTGGCCGACCGGGACGCGCTGGCCCGGGTGCTCGACCAGGTGCCGGCGGCCCACCCGCTCACCGCGGTCGTGCACACCGCCGGCCTGCTCGACGACGCGACGGTCGAGGCGCTCACCCCGGAGCAGGTGGCCCGGGTCCTGCGTCCCAAGGTGGATGGCGCCTGGCACCTGCACGACCTGACCCGGGACCGGCCGCTGGACGCCTTCGTGCTCTTCTCCTCGGTCGCCGGGACGATCGGCCTGCCCGGTCAGGGCAACTACGCCGCCGCGAACGCGTTCCTCGACGGACTGGCCGCGCTGCGCCGCTCCAGCGGCCGCACCGCCACCTCGCTGGCCTGGGGCCTGTGGGCTGAGGCCAGCGGGATGACCGGGCACCTCGCCGGGGCCGACCTGGCCCGGATGAGCCGGGCCGGGGTCGCCGGGCTGTCCAACGAGGAGGGCCTCGCCCTGTTCGACCTGGCTGTCACCCGCGACCAGGCCCACCTGGTGCCGGTCCGGCTGGACCGGGCGGCGCTGCGTGGCCACGCGGAACGGGACACCGTACCCGGCATGTTCCGGGACCTCGTCCCGCCGCCCGGACGGCGGGTCGCGGAACGGGTCACCCGGGCCGCTGCCTCGTCCTCCTCCTGGGCCGACCAGCTCGCGGCGCTGCCGGAGGACCGCCGGCGCGACGCCCTGGTCCGGCTGCTGAGCACCGAGGTCGCCTCGGTGCTGGGCAAGACCGGCGGCATCGATCACGGGCAGACGTTCCGCGACCTCGGGTTCGACTCGCTCGCCTCGGTGGAGCTGCGCAACCGGCTCCGGACCGCCACCGGTCTCCGGCTACCCGCCACGGTGGTGTTCGAGTACCCCCGGGTGGGTGAACTGGCGGAGGTCCTGCTCGACCAGGTGCTGGCGGCGGGGAAGTCGTGACCGTGGGGCCGCCGGGCCCGGCGGCCCCACCGCGCCCGGCCGGGACGGCGACGTCCGCCCGGCCGGGCGCGGGCGGCAGGACCAGGCCCGGGCCTCGTCGAGGCCGCCCCGGGCCGGTCGGTGGAGAAAACGGCGGCGGGACCTCGGCAGTCGGCGACGTACCCGTCCCCCACTGCCGGCCCGGGCCGAACGCGAAGAGACCGCCCAGGTCGAACGCGAAGAGACGGCCCGGGCCGAACGCGAGGAGACCGCCGGGGCCGAACGCGAAGAGACCGCCCGGGTGCCGGGTGGCCGCGCGGTGTGCGCGGCACTGGTCACACGGACGGTCCGATATCGCGGCCCGAACCCGTCGGTCCGATGACGGTCGCCGGCCCCGGGGTGGGTCACCGCCCACCAGCCGGGGTTGGCCGACCGGCCCCGAGATCGGGTCCGGTCGCCGCCGAGACGTCCTACTGCACCGCACCGACCTGCCGGTGCTCCAACCGCCGCTGCCGGGGAATCGACATCGCCAGCGACTCCAGCCCGATGGGCGGCGGTCCGGCCTCGCTGAGGCTCGGGTCGCCCTCGAGGATGGCCCGGTGCAACCGCTGGAGGTCGCCCGACGGGTCCACCCCCAGCTCCGCCACCAGGGCCTTGCGTGCCCCCTGGTAGACGCCGAGCGCCTCGGAGCGGCGCCCGGCCCGGTAGAGCGCCAGCATCAGCTTCGCCTGGAACCCCTCGTGGGTGGGCTGCCGCGCGGAGAGTCCGACCAGCTCGCTGAGGAGTTCGTGGTGGCGCCCCAGCAGCAGGTCCGCCTCGATGCGCAACTCCAGGGCGCTCTTGCTCATCTCCTCCAGCCGGAGCACCTCCACCTGGAGGATGGGTCCCGGCGTTACGTCCACCAGCGCCGGCCCCCGCCAGAGCGCCAGCGCATCGCGGAGAATCCGGGCCGCGGCCTCCGTACGACCGCTCTCGAGCGCCGCGCGGCCCTGCGCCACGAGTTGCTCGAAGCGCAGCGAGTCGAGCGCCTCCGGGGCGAGCGACAGCATGTAGCCGCCGGCGAACGTCCGCAGTTCGGACGTCGGCGTGGAGTCCAGCCCGGCGGCAACCGGCTGTGGGACGAGTGCCCGCTGGAGATGTTTGCGGAGTTGGTAGACGTAGGTCTGGAGCGTGGTGGTGACGCTGGTGGGCGGACTGTTCTCCCACAGTTCTTCGATAATTTGTTCGTTACGGACGACTCGATTGGCACAAATAGCGAGAAGCGCGAGCACCCGACGCGGTTTTGGCGCCGTTGGCGTCATATCCATTTGGCCGACATGAACCGACAAGGGACCGAGCACGTTGATCTGCAATGCTGTCACATCCTTCTCTACGCCCTTGAGCCCTGACTCAGATAATGTCAGCGCAATTCCTGAACGAATTCAGGACCATTTCCCCGTCAGGACATCCCCAGTTCACACACATACCTGACAGCTTGATGGGCGTGACAATAAGTGAACCATGCGCTACTTGATGTAGCGCCAGGCATCGATACGCACAGCGGAATTCGCAGCGACGGGGCGCCCCCCAGCTGCCGCCTCTTGCCATCGTTACTCAGCGAGACATCACGGTTGCTCAAGGTGACACCTAGCAGCCCCCCAGCTCCGATGGTCAACCATTGACTGAATCATCGATTGTCGGATCAAATATTTCCGAGTGGGACAACACCCGTCACACTGATCAAACCAATCGATGCATGCCTCTGTTCCTCACTATGCCCCATTGCAGGTTGCCGCACAAGCATGCACAGAATCCTAGAAGCTTTCGAGCCGGCTTCGAGGCACCCATGCATTGTTGGGCCAGGCTTCACAGG
The nucleotide sequence above comes from Micromonospora pallida. Encoded proteins:
- a CDS encoding type I polyketide synthase; the encoded protein is MSEPQTTVGEAPVGRTEPIAIIGLACRLPKAPGPGAFWELLRDGVEAVGEPPADRWRDVGEPPVGVRRAGFLDRVDTFDAAFFGISPREATAMDPQQRLMLELSWEVLEEARIVPTAVRATRTGVFVGAIWDDYATLSYRGGPEAVSPHTVTGLHRSILANRVSHHLGLTGPSLTVDTGQSSGLVSVQLACESLRRGESTLAIAAGVNLIMAPESTTGMDRAGALSPDGRCHTFDARANGYVRGEGGGAVLLKPLSRALADGDRVHAVILGGAVNNDGVAEGLTVPSQAAQEEVLRLAYADAGVHPHDVQYVELHGTGTRVGDPIEAGALGRVLGADRPADAPLRVGSAKTNVGHLEGAAGIVGLLKAVLALRHRHLPASLNFERPNPAIPFDELRLRVQQQGGDWPRPDAPLLAGVSSFGIGGTNCHLVLTTAPEQPAAPEPATGPAPAVTAWPLSAQSEPALRDQAANLVAHLDAHPDLDPAVVAHTLAATRTRFAHRAVVVAGDRAEARAALTALAEQRPDGGLVTGTGTPGKVVFVFPGQGSQWVGMALGLLDTHPVFTAQLHRCADALAPYTDWNLVDVLRGKPDTPPLDRVDVIQPVLWAMMISLAETWRAHGIEPDAVIGHSQGEIAAAYIAGALTLDDSAKVVARRSQAITALAGTGGMVSVPLPVEKVDLTPWEGRIHVAAINGPHSTVVAGEAAALEELVANFQANDVNARRIDVDYASHTPFVEPIRDQVHELLGQIQPRTARIPFWSTYTGGLLDTTALDTGYWFQNLRNTVRFAETVRALATAGHTHFVEASPHPVLTIGIQDTLDAADHNGTTTGTLKRGEGTTTRLLLSLAHVHTNTGQAPVLSADPGFVAPGTVDLPTYPFQRESYWIATGPVPTGPAWGGAAHPLRDAEPVRDARPGLTGTLAERLALLPVSEQSRLALDLVRKNAAAVLGHASDAVIGTDVPFKELGFDSVLALELRNRLAAATGLRLASGLLFNHPNPAALAGHLRDELIGGDDDPTATTRTDADTDEPIAVVAIGCRYPGDVRSSEDLWQLVASGTDAIGEFPTNRGWDLDGLFDPEPGAPGKSYARHGGFLHRADEFDEEFFGISPREAAGMDPQQRMLLETSWEAFERAGIDPTTLRGSRTGVFMGVMSQEYGPRLYETSAGSDGYRLTGSTTSVASGRISYVFGFEGPAFTVDTACSSSLVAIHLAVQSLRRGESTLAVAGGACVMSSPGIFVEFSRQRGLAPDGRCKAFGAGADGTGWAEGAGVLLLERLSDARRHGHRVLAVIKGSAINQDGASNGLTAPNGPSQERLIRDALADAGLSPTDVDAVEAHGTGTSLGDPIEAGALLATYGRERPTDRPLRLGSLKSNIGHSQAAAGVGGVIKMIEALRHDVLPPTLHAAEPSPHVDWSSGAVSLLTEAVPWPRGEQPRRGAVSSFGISGTNAHVILEESPDPDLTADAPDATTVNGTGSATTDATGPATGDGTGPADGAAAAVAAYPLSARGQAALRDQAANLVAHLDAHPDLDPAVVAHTLTTTRARFDNRAVVVAADPDETREALTALAEGRSAPNLVTGTPTEGKTVFVFPGQGSQWVGMALGLLDTHPVFTAQLHRCAEALAPYTDWNLVDVLRGKPDTPPLDRVDVIQPVLWAMMISLAETWRAHGIEPDAVIGHSQGEIAAAYIAGALTLDDSAKVVARRSQAITALAGTGGMVSVPLPVEKVDLSPWTDRIHVAAINGPHSTVVAGEAAALEELVANFQANDVNARRIDVDYASHTPFVEPIRDQVHELLGQIQPRTARIPFYSTYTGGLLDTTALDTGYWFQNLRNTVRFAETVRALATAGHTHFVEASPHPVLTIGIQDTLDAADHNGTTTGTLKRGEGTTTRLLLSLAHVHVHTGQRPRLVADPTYAPRGPVDLPTYPFQPHRHWLAAPTGAAPDRADGHRFLDTEIDLAGDAGVLLTGRLSRRTHPWLVDHAVRDTVLLPGAALVDLASYAADRAGCGGVDDLVLEAPLVLPATGGVEIQVNVSPGDEPERRTVTIHSRPAAGDAGADRSWVRHAAGALTEGSPGEGSRLDEWPPAQAEPWNLTDAYPRLADAGYRYGPTFQGLHRAWRDGDDLYAEVRLADDQPVTGFHVHPALLDAALHPLVLSLLDGDTRAGIALPFAWSGVRVHAVEATALRVHVRRTGAHSATLTLTDESGSPVAEVESLTLQPADPSQLTATAAHRDSLLELAWTEVTVPPTAGATRLAALGESDLDAVGATVYPDLAALLAAVEAGARVPDVVVANAGAPEPEMVPAAHSAVAAALDLLQQWLASDRLDASRLVLTTFRAVATDPGEPVRDPVSTAVWGLLRSAQTEHPNRFVLVDLDTPSHLRVPAAVAAGEPQVAVRGEALHVPRLARAGTEQNLLVPETTDWRLVPEPRGTIENLALVGNAGTDRPLAEGEVRIAVRAAGLNFRDVLITLDMYPGAATMGCEAAGVVVEVGTGVTDLAPGDRVMGLFPEGAFGPVAVADRRLLTRIPPGWTFALAASVPTVFLTAWYGLVDLADLRAGERVLIHAATGGVGMAAVQIARHLGAEVFATASPPKWDTLVEAGFDDAHIANSRTLDFEQWFADATGQEGVDVVLNSLAGEFTDASLRLLPRGGRFVEMGKTDIRPAERVAADHPGVSYRFFDLLTVDPDRIEAMFTALVDLFDSGALEPSPITTWPIDRAPAAFRHLQQARHVGKLVLTLPGGIDPEGTVLITGGTGTLGRLLARHLVTRYSVRHLLLTGRRGRDADGVAELEKELAELGAEVTVAACDVADRDALARVLDQVPAAHPLTAVVHTAGLLDDATVEALTPEQVARVLRPKVDGAWHLHDLTRDRPLDAFVLFSSVAGTIGLPGQGNYAAANAFLDGLAALRRSSGRTATSLAWGLWAEASGMTGHLAGADLARMSRAGVAGLSNEEGLALFDLAVTRDQAHLVPVRLDRAALRGHAERDTVPGMFRDLVPPPGRRVAERVTRAAASSSSWADQLAALPEDRRRDALVRLLSTEVASVLGKTGGIDHGQTFRDLGFDSLASVELRNRLRTATGLRLPATVVFEYPRVGELAEVLLDQVLAAGKS
- a CDS encoding AfsR/SARP family transcriptional regulator, which translates into the protein MDMTPTAPKPRRVLALLAICANRVVRNEQIIEELWENSPPTSVTTTLQTYVYQLRKHLQRALVPQPVAAGLDSTPTSELRTFAGGYMLSLAPEALDSLRFEQLVAQGRAALESGRTEAAARILRDALALWRGPALVDVTPGPILQVEVLRLEEMSKSALELRIEADLLLGRHHELLSELVGLSARQPTHEGFQAKLMLALYRAGRRSEALGVYQGARKALVAELGVDPSGDLQRLHRAILEGDPSLSEAGPPPIGLESLAMSIPRQRRLEHRQVGAVQ